The Oncorhynchus nerka isolate Pitt River linkage group LG5, Oner_Uvic_2.0, whole genome shotgun sequence nucleotide sequence ttgttttagattccgtctctcacagttgaagtgtacctatgataaaaaattacagacctctacatgctttgtaagtaggaaaacctgcaaaatcagcagtgtatcaaatacttgttctccccactgtatgtaatggCCTGCTGTTAATTCACAACCGCAGACACTCACCACAGCTTCCACCCGGCTGTGGTATATCTCAGCCTGGTGGAGCTGGATGTACCTCTCCCTGGCATGCCGGGCGGCGGGCAGCCCTCCGTAGATCATGCCGGCCAAGGCGGCAGCTAAGGTACTCTTCACCACGCTGGAGAGCTCCTCAGGATACTTCTGCATTTCACTGGGAGCACAGGGAAGGGGTGTATAAACAAGCTTTAAAATCAAACAGAGCAGCCAATGTATGAAGCCCTGTAAGGCAAGTGATGGCAATGCTACACTAGAAGTCTGGAACCTTCTAAACTAACTGGAACCTTCTAAACTAAGTGCAGGCTAGAAAACTCATCTGCTGCACAGGTAGGCAATGGAGAGCGCTCCCTGATGGTGATGGGTTTACTCAGCTAAGCCACAGACAATAGAAGAGGTGTCATGGTCATAACTTACTCCCTGTCGAAGAGATCCTTAATGCGGTCCCATCCAGTGTCTGGGAACTCTGGCTTGCCCACGAGGCTGGGCAGGGGGGAGGGGATCTGTACCGGGGCAGGCGCCACACTGTCAGCTGCATGGACCCTGGGGAGGAGGCGGCCCAGGGAGGGCATGGCTAGCTGGAGGAGATCCCCCAGTGGTCTGGTGCAGAGGGTGCCCTGGGGGGCAGAGGCTGCCTGCTGACATGGGGCTGGGGACGCACCAGGCCGTTCAGGAGGATGCATCATGAACGCTTCACCAGCAATGGGAGCTGGATCTGAGAACACATGGCCAGGAGCTAGGATGTTACACTTATGTTACAGCTAATCCTTCTGCTAAATAAATGCCCCTTGGGCAGAGGAATCGAGAGAAAATGGACAAAACACAAACAGTGCAACAGCTGTTTTAATACCGCATCTGACATTACATAGTCATTAGTGTGTACAATAGAATACCTACTGTACATTAACTTTAACATTGCTAGAACATTGATAAATACGGTCTACACCGGCTGGAAATTATCAGGCTAGCTACaatcagctgttatgacatatagGTCAACAACACCCAAGGTAAAGATGACCACTTACGTAGCTATCGTATGAACGACAATAGATATGTTACGTTTGCATTCAAGTGGAGCAGGTGAGGTGACACGGTTACCAAAGACGGTACATGTCTTTACCATAACTTCACGTACTCAAAGCATCTTGTTCCATGCGAAGACGCAAAGAGCTAAGGGGATTCAtcatgctagctaacgttagctgtgaATGAGAACTTATTCAGCAGTTCCGTGCTTTGTGAAGCACAGCCTATTATTTGTCTAACGTAGCTAAGCATAGTTATATCGCAGACTACGTTTGAACGGTTAAGTTGTTTACTGAGTATTTACCAATTTATTCTGAAATGTCCTTGTAGTTTGTCTTTCCTACCTGCTTCTGATTTCCACCGGTACACCCCTGAACTGCTAGCTAGTAAATTAAACCAATTTGGTTGGAGAGCACCCCCTTCAGGTGGAGGACCAAACATACACATTCATTGGAGACCATTGTGAATTTACTTGAGATTTGAATGGTTTATTACGGAGTTAAAAATGATACATTCGatataaaaatgtaaaatgtaaggAAACAAAACATTGACAAAAGGCTGTTATTGCATCATATCATAGTCATTGTGTTTCAAGCCAAAAAATAGCATCAATTACTAATAATTAAAGCCCAACAGATAAACCAAAACTATTCCACCAATTCTGCAGGTGAATCAACCTGCCCATGATAGTACAATCTCTGTGCATACGATACTCTGACTAAGCATGAAGATCACATCATATGTTTTGAACACAAGCTGAACATAGTTTGGCATTGCACCTCGTACTCTTTGGTCAAGACAATACACAGTGCAAAGTACCATACATACATGTATGCCACAGCTGTAGAATCAGAGAACTAACACATTCATTCTACAATGGGAATACTTGAAAATATTCAAAATTTCAGTACCATTGTGGCTCATACTCATCTTTTCCAAGGCAGGTCCAAGTAAAGTAGTGTAGTGACAGTGGGTTTGACATGTCATTCTACATTAATGAATCACGTTCTATTGGCACTTGGTGTTGAGTGTAGTTATTTAATGCTTAATATGTAGTGTTTCAAGCTACATCGTAGCTCTACAGTATATGGCAATGGTAGTGTATTGTTCTTCTTAAACAGAGGCAACACTCTGAGGTGAGgagtgttttggttgtgtttgtaGTTGAATGGACCACTGGAAATAAAATGGAAGATGTAAGTATCAACTCCTGAGCAGCATACAGGGCTTCGGTCACACACTAGAGGGCAGTAAGGGAAAGCAGATGGAAAATGGACTTTTAGGTGTAATTTCCCAGAATCAACCAATTTCATTGATTTTTCACATAATTTCAGCATGAGGTGAGAGAACTGATTTCGCCTAATAGCAAACGC carries:
- the LOC115129774 gene encoding complex I assembly factor TIMMDC1, mitochondrial isoform X1 produces the protein MCMFGPPPEGGALQPNWFNLLASSSGVYRWKSEADPAPIAGEAFMMHPPERPGASPAPCQQAASAPQGTLCTRPLGDLLQLAMPSLGRLLPRVHAADSVAPAPVQIPSPLPSLVGKPEFPDTGWDRIKDLFDRDEMQKYPEELSSVVKSTLAAALAGMIYGGLPAARHARERYIQLHQAEIYHSRVEAVRSAHNAAIRGFVRYGWRWSWRVAAFVTLFNTVSTGLSVYRDKYTLSHYAAAGAVTGGLFRLNLGLGGLVAGTAIGATMGVPAGALIIAMQGLAGETVRERRRRERRELYELKLAEWSARLQLTDDLIGDLSSSGRIQDVDQDIQKIQELLSLPRNEGVAQDSDSH